The proteins below come from a single Natrinema sp. SYSU A 869 genomic window:
- a CDS encoding CbiX/SirB N-terminal domain-containing protein — MSTPDQTTPGSTAGFDDEAVLLIGHGSRREKSNEQVRELAADLESQLGIPVDAAFLELAEPSIDEAFATLAPVASQVTVVHCSLFAASHVKNDVPLAIEQARAEHDLEITNGAHLGVHPAILDLLDDRAAAVEAELDVDREDDDVAVVVCGRGSSDPDANGDVHKLARLLYEGREFDRVEASFIGVTEPTLEESLHGLSKHRPDAVVVLPYMLGDGVLTQRVRDWTADFDSDYPYVDALAGDPLGTDSRLLDVFADRWEEARTESVEMSCDTCKYKVDLEGYEEDVGGARAMLRALAHQEAHADRDDIDEEPDSHDAPEKHVAVCTNQTCAKMGSPAVLERLRQEVRDSEHCDARITRSSCLGRCGDGPMVAVYPDGIWYGGVEDGDAERIVGDHLDRDRIVSDLVDQTL; from the coding sequence ATGAGTACACCCGACCAGACCACGCCCGGATCCACAGCCGGGTTCGACGACGAGGCCGTCCTCCTGATCGGCCACGGCTCCAGACGCGAGAAATCCAACGAACAGGTCCGCGAACTGGCCGCTGACCTCGAGTCCCAACTCGGGATCCCGGTCGACGCCGCGTTCCTCGAGCTCGCAGAGCCGTCGATCGACGAGGCCTTCGCGACGCTCGCACCGGTCGCGTCCCAGGTCACTGTCGTCCACTGCTCGCTCTTCGCCGCGAGCCACGTCAAGAACGACGTGCCGCTGGCGATCGAGCAAGCGCGGGCCGAACACGACCTCGAGATCACTAACGGCGCACATCTGGGGGTCCACCCCGCGATCTTGGACCTGCTGGACGACCGCGCCGCTGCGGTCGAAGCGGAACTGGACGTCGACCGCGAGGACGACGATGTCGCCGTCGTTGTCTGCGGCCGCGGCTCAAGCGATCCGGACGCCAACGGCGATGTGCACAAGCTCGCCCGGCTACTCTACGAGGGCCGCGAGTTCGACCGCGTCGAAGCCTCGTTCATCGGCGTGACGGAGCCGACGCTCGAGGAGAGTTTGCACGGGCTCTCGAAGCACCGGCCCGACGCGGTCGTCGTCCTGCCGTACATGCTCGGCGACGGCGTCCTCACGCAGCGGGTTCGCGACTGGACGGCGGACTTCGACTCCGACTACCCCTACGTCGATGCGCTGGCCGGCGACCCGCTCGGAACGGACTCGCGGCTGCTCGACGTCTTCGCCGATCGCTGGGAGGAGGCCCGCACGGAGAGCGTGGAGATGTCCTGTGACACGTGCAAGTACAAGGTCGACCTCGAGGGCTACGAGGAGGACGTCGGGGGCGCTCGGGCCATGCTCCGCGCGCTGGCCCATCAGGAGGCCCACGCCGACCGCGACGACATCGACGAGGAGCCCGACAGCCACGACGCGCCCGAAAAACACGTCGCGGTCTGTACCAACCAGACGTGTGCCAAGATGGGGTCGCCGGCGGTCCTCGAGCGCCTCCGTCAGGAGGTGCGGGACTCCGAACACTGCGACGCCCGCATTACGCGGTCGTCGTGTCTGGGGCGCTGTGGCGACGGGCCGATGGTCGCGGTCTACCCGGACGGGATCTGGTACGGCGGCGTCGAGGACGGCGACGCCGAACGGATCGTCGGCGACCACCTCGATCGGGACCGCATCGTGAGCGACCTCGTCGATCAGACGCTGTAA
- a CDS encoding cobalamin biosynthesis protein — protein sequence MSDAEPATEIEVPSDPLAGHAATAYFWGHVAGSGDVSDDGIEVVTNDEASAQVLAAIAGGDVAHETASREYAHDTSITRTEDEYTLSIGGDEGAGSDDAGLLGRSGALGLPVDGRGNYRFGAFSNYDRELLRGLLEGCGTICFKSSSGTVGISFVHDDAALLELAQDLIADCPVDAPFGELSETSSGGYWFGVDDAAAPDFGTWLYENCEETGLFAPSRRRKLEKSLEQASAYDGDE from the coding sequence ATGAGCGACGCGGAACCCGCAACCGAGATCGAAGTCCCGTCGGACCCGCTCGCGGGTCACGCCGCGACTGCGTACTTCTGGGGCCACGTCGCCGGGAGCGGTGACGTTTCCGATGACGGCATCGAAGTCGTCACCAACGACGAGGCGTCCGCGCAGGTACTCGCCGCGATCGCGGGCGGCGACGTAGCGCACGAGACGGCCAGCCGCGAGTACGCACACGATACCTCGATCACGCGGACCGAAGACGAGTACACGCTCTCGATCGGCGGCGACGAGGGAGCCGGCAGCGACGATGCGGGCTTACTGGGTCGCAGCGGCGCGCTCGGTCTCCCCGTCGACGGCCGCGGCAACTACCGCTTCGGAGCCTTCTCGAACTACGACCGGGAACTGCTTCGGGGCCTGCTCGAGGGCTGTGGCACGATCTGCTTCAAGTCCTCGAGTGGCACCGTCGGCATCTCGTTCGTCCACGACGATGCAGCACTGCTCGAACTTGCGCAGGACCTGATCGCCGACTGTCCCGTGGACGCTCCGTTCGGCGAGCTGTCTGAGACCTCGTCGGGCGGCTACTGGTTCGGCGTCGACGACGCCGCCGCACCCGACTTCGGCACGTGGCTCTACGAGAACTGCGAGGAAACGGGACTGTTCGCGCCGAGTCGCCGCCGGAAACTCGAGAAAAGTCTCGAGCAGGCATCGGCCTACGACGGCGACGAATAG
- a CDS encoding ferredoxin, translated as MSRYEVTIEKDACDGIFACLTRDPRFVEGEDGLATIDPGADPVYDCEGEVTDTEERVVATFDDDRIDEARQAAAACPTDAIIVEEVGE; from the coding sequence ATGTCACGATACGAAGTCACTATCGAGAAAGACGCCTGCGACGGCATCTTCGCCTGTCTGACCCGCGACCCGCGATTCGTCGAGGGCGAGGACGGCCTCGCGACGATCGATCCCGGTGCGGACCCGGTCTACGACTGCGAGGGCGAGGTCACCGACACCGAAGAACGAGTCGTCGCGACGTTCGACGACGACCGCATCGACGAAGCCCGGCAGGCCGCCGCGGCGTGTCCGACGGATGCGATCATCGTCGAGGAGGTGGGCGAATGA
- the cobJ gene encoding precorrin-3B C(17)-methyltransferase, which produces MSTDTNADADDESTSNCGASSSESSSGETSTDSSSSKCGASSSESSSGETSTDSSSSKCGASTETDDSSSCGASSSSDDDSSNEKEVGSTVDDFDAEPGQLSAVGLGPGHSEGMTDRAKTALLEADHIVGYTTYIDLIPDEITAEADELYDTPMCGEVSRTEEAIDRALAGHDVAIVGSGDPNVYALGGLALEILESKGATASMVDFEAVPGVPAAQSCAARLGAPLVNDTVSISLSDHLVPMPEIESRLHSAAKESFTITIYNPWSRKRRENFEKACEILLAHRDEDTPVGIVHGAGRDDEQVMITELGELVELGEDEIIDMTTTIVVGNEDTYVWDDRMVTPRGYETKYDY; this is translated from the coding sequence ATGAGTACGGATACCAACGCGGACGCCGACGACGAATCGACTTCCAACTGCGGTGCCTCGAGCTCGGAGAGCAGTTCCGGAGAAACGAGCACCGATAGCTCGAGTTCGAAGTGCGGTGCCTCGAGCTCGGAGAGCAGTTCCGGAGAAACGAGCACCGATAGCTCGAGTTCGAAGTGCGGTGCCTCGACCGAGACTGACGACTCGAGTAGCTGCGGTGCTTCCTCGAGTTCGGACGACGACAGCTCCAACGAGAAGGAGGTCGGCTCGACGGTCGACGACTTCGACGCCGAACCGGGCCAGCTGAGCGCCGTCGGTCTCGGTCCCGGGCATTCGGAGGGAATGACAGACCGCGCGAAGACGGCGCTGCTCGAGGCCGACCACATCGTCGGCTACACGACCTACATCGATCTCATTCCGGACGAGATCACCGCGGAAGCCGACGAGCTGTACGACACGCCGATGTGCGGCGAAGTCTCCCGGACCGAGGAGGCCATCGACCGCGCGCTGGCTGGTCACGACGTCGCCATCGTCGGCAGCGGCGACCCCAACGTCTACGCGCTCGGCGGGCTCGCACTCGAGATTCTCGAGTCCAAAGGCGCGACGGCGTCGATGGTCGACTTCGAGGCAGTGCCGGGCGTCCCGGCGGCCCAGTCCTGTGCGGCTCGACTGGGTGCACCGCTGGTGAACGACACCGTCTCGATCTCGCTGTCGGACCATCTCGTCCCGATGCCGGAAATCGAGTCGCGACTCCACTCCGCGGCCAAGGAGAGCTTCACGATCACGATCTACAACCCCTGGAGCCGCAAGCGCCGGGAGAACTTCGAGAAGGCCTGCGAGATCCTGCTGGCCCACCGCGACGAGGACACGCCCGTCGGCATCGTCCACGGTGCTGGCCGCGACGACGAGCAGGTGATGATCACCGAACTCGGCGAACTCGTGGAGTTGGGTGAAGACGAGATCATCGACATGACGACGACGATCGTCGTCGGCAACGAGGACACCTACGTCTGGGACGACCGGATGGTGACTCCGCGCGGCTACGAGACGAAGTACGACTACTGA
- a CDS encoding SAM-dependent methyltransferase: MSGTESESADAGGGTPDDHGTLYVVGIGPGLPDHMTKRAKEVIESSEVVIASSLYQEFLRDDGTLLPEEQTDEDGIAVRDDGFEQEIIRSTMGRQIELARAAFDHVREGKDVAHVSGGDPSVYGKSDLIFKMADEDDATDIPIEIIPGITAALGGSANVGAPLCNDFCTVSLSDKWRGWDEIEEKLRAAAISGFVIVLYNCWRNYEQAVEIVREERTDDAAVAIVNDAGRADAGRNGESQFITTLGEAADHDDKVSGMGTSLIIGNHETETWRNDDRTYLVTPRGGRDVDDF, from the coding sequence ATGAGCGGGACCGAAAGCGAATCAGCGGACGCCGGCGGCGGCACCCCCGACGACCACGGCACGCTCTACGTCGTCGGTATCGGTCCTGGCCTGCCGGATCATATGACCAAGCGGGCCAAGGAGGTCATCGAGTCGTCGGAAGTCGTCATCGCCTCGAGCCTCTATCAGGAGTTCCTGCGCGACGACGGGACTCTGCTGCCGGAGGAGCAAACCGACGAGGACGGCATCGCGGTTCGAGACGATGGTTTCGAGCAGGAGATCATCCGCTCGACGATGGGCCGGCAGATCGAACTCGCTCGCGCGGCGTTCGACCACGTTCGGGAGGGGAAGGATGTTGCCCACGTCTCCGGCGGCGATCCGTCGGTCTACGGCAAGTCCGACCTCATCTTCAAGATGGCCGACGAGGACGACGCGACGGACATTCCGATCGAGATTATCCCCGGCATCACCGCGGCACTCGGCGGGTCGGCGAACGTCGGAGCGCCGCTGTGTAACGACTTCTGTACGGTCTCGCTGTCGGACAAGTGGCGCGGCTGGGACGAGATCGAAGAGAAACTGCGTGCGGCGGCGATCTCGGGCTTCGTGATCGTCCTCTACAACTGCTGGCGCAACTACGAGCAGGCCGTCGAGATCGTCCGCGAGGAGCGGACCGACGACGCCGCCGTGGCCATCGTCAACGACGCCGGCCGCGCGGATGCCGGCCGTAACGGCGAGAGCCAGTTCATCACTACCCTCGGCGAGGCCGCCGACCACGACGACAAGGTCTCCGGGATGGGCACCTCGCTGATCATTGGCAACCACGAGACCGAGACCTGGCGCAACGACGACCGAACGTACCTCGTCACCCCGCGCGGCGGGCGTGACGTCGACGACTTCTGA
- the cbiG gene encoding cobalt-precorrin 5A hydrolase, giving the protein MSSGTENADTTDDGGSDSGGGHCSTADSDGEVAEEIAIISFGRKMDTAEEIKDEIGDRYEAIDIIEYHGDVFEEYWGEYDCFIGLMASGIAMRKTAHLLDDKWEDPAICVVDEELTWAIPITGGHHGANQVAQDLATMGAIPAMTTASEAAGKQGVESRAKAMDTHVVNGDSTIKTNLAVLDENLGPVARVDGPKAVLVGDDVTVLKRNKDEGCVLGTGSVSGASKESFLAAWEEALEQTDYDISDVEFVGTATRKEDEEGLLEAAQELDLGVVAFDKETLLENEGPTPSKSKELIGWPGVSEASAIAGGAEQELVLEKISYENEVTVAIGE; this is encoded by the coding sequence ATGAGTTCAGGAACTGAGAACGCGGATACGACGGACGATGGTGGATCGGACTCCGGCGGCGGACACTGTTCGACGGCGGATTCGGACGGCGAAGTCGCCGAGGAGATCGCGATAATCTCCTTCGGGCGGAAGATGGACACCGCCGAGGAGATCAAAGACGAGATCGGCGATCGCTACGAGGCGATCGACATCATCGAATACCACGGCGACGTCTTCGAGGAGTACTGGGGAGAGTACGACTGCTTCATCGGCCTGATGGCCTCCGGGATCGCGATGCGGAAGACGGCCCACCTGCTCGACGATAAGTGGGAGGACCCCGCGATCTGCGTCGTTGACGAGGAACTGACGTGGGCCATCCCGATCACGGGCGGCCACCACGGCGCGAATCAGGTCGCACAGGACCTGGCGACGATGGGCGCGATTCCGGCGATGACCACCGCTTCCGAGGCGGCCGGCAAGCAGGGCGTCGAGTCCCGCGCGAAGGCGATGGACACCCACGTCGTCAACGGCGACTCGACGATCAAGACCAACCTCGCCGTCCTCGACGAGAATCTCGGTCCTGTGGCCCGAGTCGACGGCCCCAAAGCGGTACTCGTCGGTGACGACGTGACGGTTCTCAAACGGAACAAGGACGAGGGCTGCGTCCTCGGCACCGGCAGTGTTTCGGGGGCGAGCAAGGAGTCGTTCCTCGCCGCGTGGGAGGAAGCCCTCGAGCAGACCGACTACGACATCTCCGACGTCGAGTTCGTCGGGACCGCGACCCGGAAGGAAGACGAGGAAGGCCTGCTCGAGGCCGCACAGGAACTCGATCTCGGCGTGGTCGCCTTCGACAAGGAGACCCTGCTCGAGAACGAGGGGCCGACGCCCTCCAAATCGAAGGAATTGATCGGCTGGCCCGGCGTCTCGGAGGCGAGCGCAATTGCGGGCGGGGCCGAACAGGAACTCGTCCTCGAGAAGATCAGTTACGAAAACGAGGTCACGGTGGCGATCGGTGAATGA
- a CDS encoding cobalt-precorrin-4/precorrin-4 C(11)-methyltransferase, giving the protein MTDDETPNDPQDAIDSQGEARREELDDRIFEHSAGDEQEGIPFVGAGPGNPRLLTVAGKELLEDADLVVHAGSLVNSELLDEYCLHAELVNSVGKDLEELIPLMRDAYEEGRNVVRLHSGDPAIYGAALEQMDALEHEGVPTHFVPGVTSAFAASATLRTQLTLNEVSNHVAFTRPQGKTLTPEEDHISDFVEMGDVTTCIYLGTHAVRDTMDRLLEDDHDPETPVAVIYHASWPDEDVIIGSIGDIADKVEEAGYRASALVVIGDAVTGAGYKRSFLYGDWASQGSSENSAETEASDD; this is encoded by the coding sequence ATGACTGACGACGAGACACCCAACGACCCGCAGGACGCGATCGACTCCCAAGGCGAAGCCCGCCGCGAGGAACTGGACGACCGGATCTTCGAGCACAGCGCCGGCGACGAACAGGAGGGGATTCCCTTCGTCGGTGCTGGCCCCGGCAACCCGCGCTTGCTGACCGTCGCGGGCAAGGAACTGCTCGAGGACGCAGACCTCGTCGTTCACGCGGGCTCGCTGGTCAACAGCGAACTCCTCGACGAGTACTGTTTGCACGCCGAACTGGTGAACTCCGTCGGGAAGGACCTCGAGGAACTGATCCCGCTGATGCGAGACGCCTACGAAGAGGGACGGAACGTCGTCCGCCTGCACAGCGGCGATCCTGCCATCTACGGCGCGGCGCTCGAGCAGATGGACGCGCTGGAACACGAGGGCGTTCCGACTCACTTCGTGCCGGGCGTCACCTCGGCGTTCGCGGCCAGCGCGACGCTGCGGACGCAACTGACGCTCAACGAAGTGTCGAACCACGTCGCGTTCACCCGGCCGCAGGGGAAGACCCTAACCCCGGAGGAAGACCACATCTCAGATTTCGTCGAGATGGGCGACGTGACGACCTGCATCTACCTCGGAACCCACGCGGTTCGGGATACGATGGACCGCCTGCTCGAGGACGACCACGACCCCGAGACGCCGGTCGCGGTGATCTACCACGCGTCTTGGCCGGATGAGGACGTGATCATCGGCTCGATCGGCGATATTGCGGACAAGGTCGAGGAAGCGGGGTATCGGGCGTCGGCGCTGGTCGTCATCGGCGACGCGGTAACCGGCGCGGGCTACAAGCGATCCTTCCTCTACGGTGACTGGGCGAGTCAAGGATCGTCGGAAAATTCGGCTGAAACGGAGGCGAGCGATGACTGA
- a CDS encoding cobalt-factor II C(20)-methyltransferase: MTLYGVGLGPGEADLVTVRGKEILEECDVVYSPGRLSRTVALKHVDEAKIGDLDFPMTKDEEKLRTAWKEAAAEIAPNARDGDVAFVTLGDPNVYSTFGHLRRTIDAFHSDVDLEIVPGVSAVTAFATAMGVEIEAGAGLSLREAASGHSPTGPDRMILFKVTDAPATHEGLIEAGYDVTYGRRLFMEQGKTLVTDDPAEIDERDYYTLAYAEKEGLEVEQATAAFETDDEAESRDATTDGEPVTDGGERIEGERERSERDPHRNAKRSEDGSRSSSEGPSDGGEVVDLEHAEGCEGGDCGGHR; the protein is encoded by the coding sequence ATGACGCTGTACGGCGTCGGTCTCGGTCCCGGCGAAGCTGACCTCGTCACGGTTCGCGGGAAGGAGATCCTCGAGGAGTGCGACGTGGTCTACTCACCCGGCCGTCTGTCGCGGACGGTCGCGCTGAAACACGTCGACGAGGCAAAGATCGGGGATCTGGACTTCCCGATGACGAAAGACGAGGAGAAGCTGCGAACGGCCTGGAAGGAGGCCGCCGCGGAGATTGCCCCGAACGCACGCGACGGCGACGTTGCCTTCGTCACGCTGGGCGATCCGAACGTCTACTCGACGTTCGGCCATCTACGCCGGACGATTGATGCCTTCCATTCGGATGTTGACCTCGAGATCGTCCCCGGCGTGAGCGCGGTGACGGCCTTCGCGACCGCGATGGGGGTCGAGATCGAGGCCGGCGCGGGCCTCTCGCTGCGGGAGGCTGCGTCCGGCCACAGCCCGACCGGGCCGGACCGGATGATCCTGTTCAAGGTCACCGACGCGCCGGCGACCCACGAAGGACTCATCGAGGCCGGCTACGACGTGACCTACGGCCGCCGGCTATTCATGGAACAGGGCAAGACCCTCGTCACCGACGACCCCGCGGAGATCGACGAGCGCGACTACTACACGCTCGCCTACGCCGAGAAGGAAGGGCTCGAGGTCGAACAGGCGACGGCCGCCTTCGAGACCGACGACGAGGCCGAATCGCGGGATGCGACGACGGACGGTGAGCCGGTGACCGATGGCGGTGAGCGAATCGAAGGTGAGCGCGAGCGAAGCGAGCGCGATCCACATCGGAACGCGAAGCGTTCCGAGGACGGTTCGCGATCCTCGTCGGAGGGACCCTCCGACGGAGGCGAAGTAGTCGACCTCGAGCACGCTGAGGGCTGCGAAGGTGGCGATTGCGGAGGACACCGATGA
- the cbiT gene encoding precorrin-6Y C5,15-methyltransferase (decarboxylating) subunit CbiT codes for MPPIALPYDAKAGPTKSEVRAVVHSKLALESDDHFAEVGSCTGAITIEAAQRAGRVTALERKSERLETTEQNLAANEESVRADVDLRNAEAPEGLPDDADALFLGGSRNFEEVLDHAVETEIDRVIMNVSRLEVAGKATEAFRERDLLEEVVQFQVSHGYELAGATSFNSDNPVYMLVGSATPDEDDGEKVVTDGGERSTGSRSSSELCSDVGQIAADDSTARGTER; via the coding sequence ATGCCACCCATCGCGCTTCCATACGATGCGAAGGCCGGACCAACGAAGTCTGAGGTCCGAGCTGTCGTCCACTCGAAGCTCGCGCTCGAGTCGGACGACCACTTCGCGGAGGTCGGCTCCTGTACGGGAGCCATCACGATCGAAGCCGCACAGCGAGCCGGGCGGGTGACCGCTCTTGAGCGGAAATCCGAGCGGCTCGAGACGACGGAGCAGAACCTCGCCGCGAACGAGGAGTCGGTACGCGCCGACGTCGACCTCCGGAATGCGGAAGCGCCCGAGGGGCTACCCGACGACGCCGACGCGCTCTTCCTGGGCGGGAGCCGGAACTTCGAAGAAGTACTCGACCACGCCGTCGAGACCGAAATCGACCGCGTGATCATGAACGTCTCGCGACTCGAGGTCGCGGGCAAGGCCACGGAGGCCTTCCGCGAGCGTGACTTGCTCGAGGAGGTCGTCCAGTTTCAGGTGAGCCACGGCTACGAACTCGCCGGGGCGACGAGTTTCAACTCGGACAACCCGGTCTACATGCTTGTCGGGAGCGCGACGCCCGACGAGGACGACGGCGAGAAGGTCGTCACAGACGGGGGTGAGCGATCCACCGGATCGCGATCCTCGTCGGAGCTATGCTCCGACGTAGGTCAAATCGCCGCAGACGATTCGACAGCGCGAGGTACCGAGCGATGA